In the Bacillus sp. HSf4 genome, TTTCGGCAAAATTTTTATTTTTTTGCGTAACTCCTTTTGAAGCTAGCGTTTTTATGGTATAAAAAAGAAGGAGAAAATAAGAATTGAAGGTGATGAACGTGGAAGTTGCTATCATTGCGCTGCTTGTTGTCAGTATTGCGCTGATCGCATTCTCATATTTTCAAAGAGAACCGATTAAAGAAGTCGAACAGGAATTGGAAACCCTTCAGCTGTCCGCCATGCAGGAAATTTATAAGCTGAAAAAGAAAATGACGGTGCTCGAGGAAGAGCTTCTCGATTCAAGCGTTGTCGTCCGCAGGCCAAACGCAGGAATCAGCCAGCATATCGCAAAGCAGATTCTTTCAAAATACCAAAACGGCATGTCAGTGGATGCCATTGCAAAAGCGGAGCATGTCTCTGTTGAGGATGTCAGGGCGATCATCAAAGACAACGAGAGGGTGCTTGTATGACCAGACAAAGTATACAGGCTTTTGCCGGAGGCATGATCTTGGCGACGGCGGTTCTTGCAGGCGCATTTTATCTGACTGACAACGGCAAGGCCGAAGCTTCAAAGGACGGTCAGAAAATCAGTGACGCGGATGTCAAAACCTATTTGAAAGACAACCAGCAGGTTTCTGTTAAACGTGAAGAATACCAGGAGCTTCTGCACTACAAAGAGACGGCGCTTAAGCAGGCTGACGCCTCCCAAACGAAAAAAGACAAAGAAAACGAGCAAAAAAACGAGAAGAAAAAAGAAACCAAATACAAGCTTGAAATTAAAAGCGGCATGAGCACTGCAGAGATCGCAGACCTCCTTGAAAAAGAAAAAGTCATCTCATCCGCCGACGACTTCAAAGATTATGTGAAAAAGACCGGATATGAATCCAAAATCAAAGCCGGCAAATTTGAATTAAAACGCGGAGACAGTTTGAAAAACATCGTCAAAACACTGTCCAAATAAAAAACCAGGCTGTTTCATTTCAGCCTGGTTTTTTCATATGTTTCGCTGCTCATATCAACAGGCCGCCGATTTGATCGGCGGCCTGTTTTTTTAACCGAAACGGCCGGTAATGTAGTCTTTTGTCCGATGGTCACTTGGGCTTGAAAACATTTTGACTGTATCATTGCACTCTATGAGCTCTCCCATTAAAAAGAAAGCGGTTTGATCAGAGATGCGGGACGCCTGCTGCATATTATGAGTGACAATGGCAATCGTATACTTTTCTTTCAGCTGCAGCATTAGTTCTTCAATTTTTAAAGTGGATACAGGGTCAAGGGCAGATGTCGGTTCATCCATCAGCAATACATCCGGATTTGTCGCCAGCGCTCTTGCAATGCAGAGTCGCTGCTGCTGGCCCCCTGAGAGGCCGAGCGCCTGAGAATGAAGACGATCTTTCACTTCATCCCACAGCGCCACATCAACAAGCGCCTTTTCCACTATTTCATGTAAAACTTTTTTATTTCTCTGTCCGTGAATTCTCGGGCCGTATGCGACATTATCAAAAATCGACTGCGGGAATGGGTTTCCTTTTTGAAAAACCATGCCGACTTTCTTTCGCAATTCGACAAGATCGACTTTGCTGTTTAGGATGTTGCTGCCATTATAGCTGATTTCACCGGTCATTTTGACATTCGGAACCATATTGATCATCAAGTTCAGCGTCTTAATGAACGTTGATTTTCCACATCCCGACGGTCCGATAATGGCGGTGATCTCATATTCAGGAATGGTCAGATGAATGTTTTTTAAAGCGTGATGCTCACCGTACCATAAATTCAAATCGTTGATCTGGTACACATTTTTTGTTTTTACTGCTGTTACAGCGCTCACGATGCCGTCCTCCTTATCCGAACCTGCCGTTGATATAGTCCTCTGTCTTTTTTTCCGACGGATTCATAAAGATTTTTTCCGTTCTGTCATATTCAACTAAATCGCCATTTAAGAAAAAGGCTGTTTTATCGGAAATTCTCGATGCCTGCTGCATATTATGAGTAACGATTATAATCGAATATTCCTCTTTTAACGAGACGATCAATTCCTCGATTTTCGCGTTTGAAATCGGATCCAGCGCAGAAGCGGGCTCATCCAATAGGAGCACTTCCGGCTTCATGGCAAGCGTCCTTGCGATGCAGAGGCGCTGCTGCTGGCCTCCTGACAGAGACAGAGCGGATTGGTGAAGCCGGTCTTTTACTTCATCCCAGAGCGCGGCTTTCGTCAAGCTTTCCTCCACGATATCATCCAGCACCGATTTCTTGCGCTCTCCCGCATATTTCACCGCATGGGTGATATTGTTGTAAATCGATTTTGGAAAAGGATTCGGCTTTTGAAACACCATTCCGATTTCTCTGCGCAGGTTGACGACGTTAATATTGGAATCAAGGATATTCAGCCCTTCATACAATATGTTGCCCGTTGTTTTGGCGGACGGTATCAGATCATTCATCCGATTGATGCTTCTTAAAAAAGTCGATTTGCCGCAACCCGAAGGACCGATCAGCGCGGTTACGGCCTGTTTTTCAATATTGAAAGAAATGTTTTGGACCGCACGCTTTTCCCCATAATGGATATTTAAAT is a window encoding:
- a CDS encoding endolytic transglycosylase MltG, which codes for MTRQSIQAFAGGMILATAVLAGAFYLTDNGKAEASKDGQKISDADVKTYLKDNQQVSVKREEYQELLHYKETALKQADASQTKKDKENEQKNEKKKETKYKLEIKSGMSTAEIADLLEKEKVISSADDFKDYVKKTGYESKIKAGKFELKRGDSLKNIVKTLSK
- the pstB gene encoding phosphate ABC transporter ATP-binding protein PstB → MSAVTAVKTKNVYQINDLNLWYGEHHALKNIHLTIPEYEITAIIGPSGCGKSTFIKTLNLMINMVPNVKMTGEISYNGSNILNSKVDLVELRKKVGMVFQKGNPFPQSIFDNVAYGPRIHGQRNKKVLHEIVEKALVDVALWDEVKDRLHSQALGLSGGQQQRLCIARALATNPDVLLMDEPTSALDPVSTLKIEELMLQLKEKYTIAIVTHNMQQASRISDQTAFFLMGELIECNDTVKMFSSPSDHRTKDYITGRFG
- the pstB gene encoding phosphate ABC transporter ATP-binding protein PstB, with the translated sequence MVQVPTLEIVRDDIGLAPLPEVKEHILKVQNLNIHYGEKRAVQNISFNIEKQAVTALIGPSGCGKSTFLRSINRMNDLIPSAKTTGNILYEGLNILDSNINVVNLRREIGMVFQKPNPFPKSIYNNITHAVKYAGERKKSVLDDIVEESLTKAALWDEVKDRLHQSALSLSGGQQQRLCIARTLAMKPEVLLLDEPASALDPISNAKIEELIVSLKEEYSIIIVTHNMQQASRISDKTAFFLNGDLVEYDRTEKIFMNPSEKKTEDYINGRFG